The sequence TGTTGAAGCTAGCGGGGATTCCAAATATTGTTGGTGTAAAGGACAGTTCGAAAGATGTCATATGGGCATACAACGCAATAACACTAGTTAAAGAGGAAAGGTCGGATTTTGTGCTGTTTGGAGGCAGTGATGCTCTTATATTTACGCACTTAATCTTGGGTGCCGATGGAGTAGTTTCAGCAGTTTCGAATGTTTTTCCCGAAATTGTTGTTGAGCTCTACCATGAAATCAAAAAGAAAAACCTTGGCCGAGCAAAAGAACTTCAAGATAAGGTACTTAAAATAAGACAGGCTTTGAAGAAATGTCCTTATCTTGCAGGAGTTAAAGCAGCGTTACAACTTCGTGGCCTAGACTTTGGAGAGGTAAGAAGCCCACTTGAATTCCCTGATAAAGAGAAAATGCATGAACTTGAGAGGGCTTTGAGAAAGGTGGGGGTGTTGTAACTCCTTCGTATCTGTCTATAACGGAGGTGGGAAAATGATGAAGTTTGAATACTACAACCCAACGAGATTAATTTTCGGAGTTGGATCCCTAGAAAAACTTGGAGAAGTTGCAAGTAAGTACGGAAAGAAAGCATTGCTTGTTATAGGAAGAGGTAGCGTTAAGAAGGCGGGGATATTTGACAGAGCCCTTGAAGTTCTTAAAAAAGCAGGAGTTGAGGTAGTCGAGTTCTCAGGAGTCGAGTCAAATCCACGGCTTTCAACGGTACTTAGAGGTGTAAAAGTTCTCAAAGAAAATAAATGCGATATGGTAATAGGACTTGGCGGTGGTAGTGTAATAGATGCTTCAAAAGCAATTGCCGCTATAGCTCTTTATGAAGGGAATCCAAGAGATATGTTCATAATAGCTGGTAGAACTCCAAAACCTCCTGAGAAAGCACTTCCAATAATTGCAGTCCCAACTCTTGCGGCTACAGGTTCAGAAATGAATGGGACTGCAGTAATCACCTTGGATGACGGTGAAATTCCAATAAAGACCCCTATGAAGTCTGGGGCAATATATCCAACTGTGGCAATTGTTGACCCTGAACTCACAGTGACTGTTCCAAAAAACTATACCGCTTATGGGATTGCAGATATTATAGCCCATGTGACAGAGAGTTATTTCAATGGGGTAGGAGGAACACCTATTCAAGATAGGTTCGCAGAAGGAGTTGTTATCACGGTTCTCGAATATGGACCTAGAGCAGTTGAAAACGGAAGAGACTTGGAGGCAAGAACCCAAATCCATTGGGCATCGATTGTAGCACTTAATGGGTGGGTAAATGTGGGAACTTATGCACAATTTCCGGTTCATGCGATAGAGCACACTCTTTCTGCTCTTTATGACGTGCCACATGGAGCTGGTCTAGCGGTGTTAAACCCTGCATGGATGAAATTTGCAGCAAGGTATAATCCTCAAAAGTTTGCCCAGTTTGCCCAACGTGTGTTTGGGGTTTCTTCAGAGGGAAGAGATCCTCTAGAAGTTGCATTGGAGGGTATTAACAGATTTGAAGAGTTTCTACGCTCTATTGGATGCCCCACCCGTCTTTCCGAGTTGGGAATAGGAGAGATTACAGAGGAAATGCTCTATGACTGGGCAGAAAAGACGCTTGAAGTCAGGAGAGATAACCAAGGGAGATTACCTGGGATCCCACCATTAAGCAAAGAAGATATTGTGGAAGTTTTGAGACTAGCGCTTTAATAGGCCATTCAGTTTTTATCTTCATTTATGTTTTTCTTTTTCTGAAGTAGTGGCAGGGATTTAAACCTAACATCCTACTGCTTATTTGATGATACTGTTAGGATAAGCAGTGGGGTGTCAGGTTTAAATCCCTGCCACTACTTCAGAAAAAGAAGGGGAACATGAAGTCTGAAACCATTATTTACTAAGTGGTTTCAGCCTTAAAACCCTTTCGTCGCAACGGGCGTGTTTAGTTTCACCCCCTGTTATTTAAACAGTATTTGACTCTGAGGAGGATTTTCAGACCATAACACATTACCCCAAGCAGGATTCGGGTTACAGTAGTCTTTTTCAGAAAACAGGGGATCCTACTGCCAAACCACGTTGTAAACGCACCCCAGAACCCCTCATGAGGATTCCTATGCCCATACTCTTTTTCAGAAAACACACTGTCTCTCTTCTTACTGCCAAAACCACTTGGAGGGTTCTTAGTCTTCTTAACAATCGGCCGATAATCTTTTCCACCACAGTGTTCAGAACCTTCTTCGAATCATAAGCTCCATCAGCATAAAAATTCCCAGAACCCTCTGGCAGGAGTTCAATCAGCTCGTTCTCAGAAGTCGTGATCTTCACAGCAACCGGATACAGTAAACCCGGCAGGATTCTCGTTATTGCCTGAACTTTTATCCTGTCCTTTTTTATTTGTGATAATGGTTGAGTCTGCTTGAGTGCTGGCGTAGGGTAATTTCTGGAGTTTTTTCAGGGAGGTGGTTTGTCAGTTTTTCGAGGTTCAGCTTTTTCTCCCAGTTGTGGAGGGTTAGTAGTGGATGTTTACTCTGAAGAATTTTCTGTCGTAGTGTTGGGCGTCTCTGAGGGGTAGGTTGTAGTATTGTTTTTACTGGGAATTTTTGGATTTTGGTAGGTTTTTGAGTTTTCCTTCTGATTCGAAGTCTGCTAAAATGTCGAGGATTATGAATGCCACGCTTTCAGGGTCTTTGAGTTTGTGGTCCCACCTGGGGATCATGGCAACCACCTGAAAGAATTCAGCAAAAACCCTAATAAAAGTTACTATAAACACGCCCTTTTAAGCGTAAAGATTAAATATCCATTGATGTGATGTGTGTATGTCCACCCGTGTCAGTACACGGGGAAAGCAGTTTAGCGGAGTTAGTAGTTCAAAAGAAGCGTCAAGAAGGCTTCGTGAGAGACACCAGATAACGATTGATGGT comes from Thermococcus litoralis DSM 5473 and encodes:
- the dapA gene encoding 4-hydroxy-tetrahydrodipicolinate synthase, with the translated sequence MRFEGIFSPSITPFTREEEVDSSKLTEYLDFLIKGGIHGLFLLGTNGEGPLLTFEEKKEVIRTAVEHVNGKIPVIAGTGCPSTKETVELSKYAEKVGADAVHVVTPYYYPLTQNGVIKHYRKVAESIELPIIIYYIPERTGVKIDVSTLLKLAGIPNIVGVKDSSKDVIWAYNAITLVKEERSDFVLFGGSDALIFTHLILGADGVVSAVSNVFPEIVVELYHEIKKKNLGRAKELQDKVLKIRQALKKCPYLAGVKAALQLRGLDFGEVRSPLEFPDKEKMHELERALRKVGVL
- a CDS encoding iron-containing alcohol dehydrogenase — translated: MMKFEYYNPTRLIFGVGSLEKLGEVASKYGKKALLVIGRGSVKKAGIFDRALEVLKKAGVEVVEFSGVESNPRLSTVLRGVKVLKENKCDMVIGLGGGSVIDASKAIAAIALYEGNPRDMFIIAGRTPKPPEKALPIIAVPTLAATGSEMNGTAVITLDDGEIPIKTPMKSGAIYPTVAIVDPELTVTVPKNYTAYGIADIIAHVTESYFNGVGGTPIQDRFAEGVVITVLEYGPRAVENGRDLEARTQIHWASIVALNGWVNVGTYAQFPVHAIEHTLSALYDVPHGAGLAVLNPAWMKFAARYNPQKFAQFAQRVFGVSSEGRDPLEVALEGINRFEEFLRSIGCPTRLSELGIGEITEEMLYDWAEKTLEVRRDNQGRLPGIPPLSKEDIVEVLRLAL